The window ATGCCAATATGCGAGATGATAGACTTTTCGGACATAGTGGATTAGGTTACAAATCTTCGTCTTCTTCAGCCTCTGCGGCCGAATCGGAGGCATACTGGAGCGAATCATATTTAAGCTGACCATCAATTGTACCGACCGTTGGTTGAATCCAACGTCCACGGTGATGATAGACTCGATTAACAGTCGGAAAACGCGTAATATTCCCGGACGGACCTTTCATCACAACCACTATTGAAACATCGGCTGAATCACGACCATAGATTGTTACATCGCTAACGACCATTGAGTCAGTCGAATCGGCTTCAGCCGAAACGATCTGCGGGAAAGCAATATAATCGTCGAGCGTGAAATGCTCCTGTATGTATTCAAACTCATTATCAAAGAGCACGCTCTTATCATTGTACCTCAGCCTTTCGATAGCTTCGGTAAAAGTCGCCTGAATTTGCTCTTTGTCGGATAGTGACGAATCCGCATTCGCCTGATCTTCCTGTTTCTCGCTTTTGTCGCTGCAACCAGTGATTAGACCTGCGCAAGCCAAAATAAGTGAAAATCTGACGCGCCTATCTATTGTCATGATATTCTCCCCAAGTATTTCGCAACGTATCGGAAATCTCGCCCACGGTGCAGTAATTCTCGACAGCGGCCAGCACCGATGGGACGATATTGTCATTTTTCACTGCGGATTCCTTTACCAACGCCAAACTCTTTGTAACCGCCGAAGAATCTCGGGAAGCCTTCAGCTTTATCAACGCCTCAATTTGGCGGCGTTCCGATTCCGGGTCAATCTTTAACACTACTGGAATTTCCACTTTCTCCTGACGGTAACGATTGACACCCACAACGATCATCTGCTCTGATTCGATATTTTTTTGATACTCATAGGCAGATTTGGCAATTTCATTTTTGAAATATCCGTTTTCGACACACTGCACCGACCCGCCCAGTTTTCTAATATGTTCCATAATTTCGGTAATCTTCTTTTCAAGTTCGTCAGTAAGATATTCAACAAAATACGACCCGCCAAGCGGATCGGCGGAATTTGCGACACCGGACTCATTGGCCAAAATCTGCTGAGTGCGAAGAGCGATTTCGGCCGACTTTTCGGTCGGCAGTCCCAGCGCTTCATCGAAAGCATTCGTGTGCAAGGATTGCGTCCCGCCAAGAGTCGCGGCAAGTGCCTGCACGGTTGTGCGAATGATATTATTCTCCGGCTGTTGGGCGGTCAATGTCGAGCCGCCGGTTTGGGTGTGAAAGCGAAGCAGCAGCGAGCGTTCGTCTTTTGCGCCGTACTTTTCTTTGACAATCTTCGCCCAGAGTCTCCGGGCCGCGCGGAATTTTGCTACTTCTTCAAAAAGGTCATTGTAGGCTACGAAGAAAAAGGACAGACGCGGGGCGAATGAATCTATCGTCAAGCCCGCTTCAAGTGCGGCATCGACATAGGCAATGGCATTTGATAATGTAAAAGCAACTTCCTGTGCAGCGGTCGATCCGGCCTCTCGAATATGATAGCCGGAAATGGATACTGTGTTATATCGGGGTGTCTGTTTTTCTGCAAAAGCAAAGATATCGGTGATTACGCGCATTGACGGCTTTGGCGGAAAAATATAAGTCCCGCGGGCGATAAACTCTTTGAGAATGTCATTTTGCACCGTGCCGGTCAATTGATCAGGTCTCACCCCTTGTTTTTTGCCAACCGCGATATACATCGCATAGAGGATAACCGCGGTGGCGTTGATAGTCATCGAGGTTGAAACTTTATCGAGCGGGATGCCGTCGAAGAGCGTTTCCATATCGTGAAGCGAGTCAATGGCCACACCCGTGCGTCCGACTTCACCGCGCGCCATGCGATGATCGGAGTCATAGCCTATTTGCGTAGCAAGGTCAAAGGCTACCGAAAGTCCGGTCTGGCCGCGCTCCAGAAGATATTTGAATCGTCGATTTGTTTCAGTCGCGCTGCCATAACCGGCATATTGGCGCATCGTCCATATCTTGCCGCGATACATATCGGAATAGATCCCTCGTGTGTAAGGATATTCCCCCGGTGCGTCCTGCCTCGATTTATTTCGGGGGGCATTGTCTTCTTCGACGACTCGCGGAATCACAATGCCTGAAGTCGTTTTCATTTCGCGCTCGGCCATCAAATGAACTCCACCAATCTGTCTCCTTTTTCGACAGACCGTCCGGTTTCGATATGGATGGATTTCACCGTCCCATCGGCTTTGGCTTTAATGCTGTTTTCCATTTTCATGGCTTCAATTACAACCAGCGTCTCCCCTTTTTTAATTTTGTCGCCGGGCGAAACTTTGATGTGTAAAACCATTCCGGGCATAGGCGCTTTGAGAGTCGTTTCGACAGCATGACCCAAAGTTGTCCCAGCGGTTTTTCGCATTTGTGCCAACGAATAATCCTCGATCGTCACCGGAATCTCAATGCCTGAAATCAAAACAGACTTTTCGCCGTAGGTCTCGCTGTTCCTCACATCGACTTCCGCCGTGTGATTGTCTACAAGCATGAGCATTCTACTCTCGCCGCTTTGTCTTGTTCCGAGCGGATAGCTCTCGACCAGACAATTTCTTCCATTGACTGTCGCCTGAAGTTTTCCACTATTGCCAGTCGCAAAGTCCAGATGAATATCGAATTCGTGCTCGTCAATTGTTACCGTATAGCGAGGCATCAGCGGCTTCCCCTAAACTGTTTGAGCGAGTTTTTGCGATGGACAGCTGTCCAAGGCGAAAGCGACTGTTCTTTCGAATGTCCGTTACCAGCGCCGACAGAAATTCTTCTATCGCTCAGAAACTTATCAAGAGAGGAGGCGATTGCGGCTTTTTCCGCAAGATCGGCGTCGTATGGGCTATATCTGTTGTCAGGATATTCTT is drawn from Candidatus Zixiibacteriota bacterium and contains these coding sequences:
- a CDS encoding methylmalonyl-CoA mutase family protein encodes the protein MAEREMKTTSGIVIPRVVEEDNAPRNKSRQDAPGEYPYTRGIYSDMYRGKIWTMRQYAGYGSATETNRRFKYLLERGQTGLSVAFDLATQIGYDSDHRMARGEVGRTGVAIDSLHDMETLFDGIPLDKVSTSMTINATAVILYAMYIAVGKKQGVRPDQLTGTVQNDILKEFIARGTYIFPPKPSMRVITDIFAFAEKQTPRYNTVSISGYHIREAGSTAAQEVAFTLSNAIAYVDAALEAGLTIDSFAPRLSFFFVAYNDLFEEVAKFRAARRLWAKIVKEKYGAKDERSLLLRFHTQTGGSTLTAQQPENNIIRTTVQALAATLGGTQSLHTNAFDEALGLPTEKSAEIALRTQQILANESGVANSADPLGGSYFVEYLTDELEKKITEIMEHIRKLGGSVQCVENGYFKNEIAKSAYEYQKNIESEQMIVVGVNRYRQEKVEIPVVLKIDPESERRQIEALIKLKASRDSSAVTKSLALVKESAVKNDNIVPSVLAAVENYCTVGEISDTLRNTWGEYHDNR
- a CDS encoding acetyl-CoA carboxylase biotin carboxyl carrier protein subunit; its protein translation is MPRYTVTIDEHEFDIHLDFATGNSGKLQATVNGRNCLVESYPLGTRQSGESRMLMLVDNHTAEVDVRNSETYGEKSVLISGIEIPVTIEDYSLAQMRKTAGTTLGHAVETTLKAPMPGMVLHIKVSPGDKIKKGETLVVIEAMKMENSIKAKADGTVKSIHIETGRSVEKGDRLVEFI